AGATTGGTGTTCATCTGACGAGGATCGATCAGTCTGCTGTTGAACTTTAAGATTCCATTGCAGCAACCTGATTTTAGTAACCCAAAGAATGCCAACAATGTAGCAAATTCAGAGCAGAATGGATGCTGCTTATGTCTACATCAGCTGGTTCCCCACGGGGTCGACGGTGAAATGTAGCTGGAGGGATCTCTCCACAATCGGATGAAATTTTGATGCCCACATCTGCAGCTCACGAGGCAACACAATAGTTATGGAGAATGTTAGTAATTTTCATGCTTGGCAAATGATATGGAGTGTAAATCGTTCTTGTTGTAAACCGAAGCGATGGTTGTAGTTTGCTGTAATACATCAGACTTGGATCCAGCAAGTTGGAATCTCCTGATTATGGCGGCATCATCATTCTGCCAACCTCTATTTTGTTCTAATTGTTTGCAATAAAATTTGTTAAGGTGTGCGAATCCAGAACTGTGTTTAATTTTCCAACAATCTTGTATACCATAACAATAACGAGTTCTGAATAAATCTGAACTTGAACAAAAGCAACGGAGTTTAGAGCTAACTGTGTTTAATTTgcttcctccccccccccccccccccctagagAACAAATTCCATTGAAATCAATTAAGAAATAAAGCTTCTGGATTCcaaatatgaatgcatgcaagTAGAGAAGCCTTACATCCTTGTACTCGATGCTCTCCTTGAACAACTTGAAGTCATCAACTGCATGAAACAAGTAACCGAGTAAGCAACCATAGACCCTAGTGTCAGGCAAGCTTTTCCATCGTCTAGCTTTGTCCTACACCTATATGGCTCAGGGATTCTGACTTCTGAATGGGAAGCGACGAAGCTTATAGCCCACTTACAGGATGGAAACCGGATAACTGCAGCATGACTGTATCCGTTGTCCATATGATTCAAACAGCAGCCTGATACAAAATAAAAGTATGACATGACAAGCAGTTCCTTGATTTTGTGGACAAAGCATaagcacaaaaagaaaaaaacaactgCGAAATATTCTATACGAGATAAATAGGTTATGTGTCTTCAGCCTCAACATTGTGCTTAGGGAATTTGCGCGACAGTGACAATGCAAAAGAAGAACCATAAGGTATCATATTGTCGTACCAAAGGTTGCCTGCACAATAAAATAACTGCATTGGCTGATCAACTTCTGAAGAGAAGCTAATGCATCCTCCATCGCCTCTTTAGATGAAGTCTCCAAGAAAGATATCAGCAGCATAAACTCGACACCATAGTTAAAATCCTGTTGCAAGAACCAACGTTTATGTTTAAGTGCAATGCACAAGGGATTATTTTGCAAAGCTGAAGGATATTAATATATGCCAGAATAAGGTCAGGTTGAGTTACCTCTCCCCTACGAAAGAGAGGGATTATGTCATCTTCCACCTCAGATTCGAAATCTACAGAAACTGAGCCCTGTAAGTTATCCAAATAGTGACTCTCACAATGCTATGAGCATAAAGAATCATTATGATGTAAGAACTGGAAAGAAGATTACATGCAGAGGCGTACATAGGAAACAGGTTTTACATGCTCATCAAGAATTTTGGA
The nucleotide sequence above comes from Phragmites australis chromosome 4, lpPhrAust1.1, whole genome shotgun sequence. Encoded proteins:
- the LOC133917108 gene encoding uncharacterized protein LOC133917108 isoform X2; translated protein: MLVPASVQMPHTIRPVASCFGLHHRSVLNSDRYCTSWLTGKKLILSTRGVLESSSGAPSGGLVKKRTIVEHIILLRAKPNISDAEEKDMLDYLYTSQYQMRGILAVSLGRIEDPNSENFTHAVFMRFQQKEDIAKFQSSSYYSKILDEHGSVSVDFESEVEDDIIPLFRRGEDFNYGVEFMLLISFLETSSKEAMEDALASLQKLISQCSYFIVQATFGCCLNHMDNGYSHAAVIRFPSFDDFKLFKESIEYKDMWASKFHPIVERSLQLHFTVDPVGNQLM
- the LOC133917108 gene encoding uncharacterized protein LOC133917108 isoform X1; protein product: MLVPASVQMPHTIRPVASCFGLHHRSVLNSDRYCTSWLTGKKLILSTRGVLESSSGAPSGGLVKKRTIVEHIILLRAKPNISDAEEKDMLDYLYTSQYQMRGILAVSLGRIEDPNSENFTHAVFMRFQQKEDIAKFQSSSYYSKILDEHVKPVSYGSVSVDFESEVEDDIIPLFRRGEDFNYGVEFMLLISFLETSSKEAMEDALASLQKLISQCSYFIVQATFGCCLNHMDNGYSHAAVIRFPSFDDFKLFKESIEYKDMWASKFHPIVERSLQLHFTVDPVGNQLM